The sequence aggaagccagagcaagtgtggatgacagccctggccaggtttgttaggggtggagtttcccgtCCCTCAGCCTGGTGCAAGGAAAGCAGTTTTCACAGTgaaaattgctgacagcctttcttcggcacagactcaggaggccagggagttcgTCAGAAGTAACAccgatgtgttctcagaccttcctggTCGTACTTCTGTCATCCCCCATGATattgtcactgaaccccaggttaaaatacggttgaaaccataccgggtacctgagtcgcggcgacaagccatctcggaagaagtacagcagatgttaaaattggatgtcatCGAGGAGTCAAAGAGTGAGTGGGCAAGTCCGATAGTCTTAATACCAAGGCAAGACGGTACGTTGCGGTTCTGTAACGATTTCCACAAACTTAATGAGGTGtccaagtttgatgcatatcccatgcccgagttgatgagcttattgaaaGGCTAGGACAGGCttggtatttttctgttttggacctcacaaaagggtactggcaggtacccttgatggaggctgccaaagagaaaacagcctttgtcacaccagaaggtttatttcagtacaaggtgttaccctttggttTACATGGCGCTCATGCTACatttcaaaggctaatggataCTGCACTTTttcatgtaatttttcattttcacaccccactgttccaaagatctgtcaaacgccagtcgggtgtaaatacttactgcaccccttattaaattctgtgaggggtgttgtttccaaaatgaggtcacatgtggggggtccactgttctggcaccatggggggctttgtaaacgcacttccattccaatcaaattctctctccaaaagctcaatggcgctcctcctcttctgagcattgaagttcacccgcagagcactttacatccacatatggggtatttccatactcagaagaaatggtgttacaaattttgagggtcattttctcctattaccccttgtaaaaatcaaaaattttattcatttgcacatccgactttgatgaaaagtcgtcaaacacctgtggagtgttaaggcttgcTGTACCCtttgttgcattccttgaggggtgttttttttctgttctggcaccataggggtttcctaaatgcgacatgccccccaaaaaccatttcagcaaaatttgctttccaaaagccaaatgtgactccttctctactgagtatcgtagtgtgccagcagagcacttgacgtccacatatgaggtacttccttattcaagagaaattgggttacaaatttttgggggatttctcttcatttaccccttgtaaaaattccaaatatgactctacaagaacatgcgagtgtaaaagatgaagattttgaattttccccttcactttgctgccattcctgtgaaacaccttaaaggggtactccgctcctagacatcttatcgcctatccaaaggataggggataagatgtcagatcgccgcagtcccgctgttggggacccctgggatcaccgctgcggcaccccgctgtcattactacacagagcgagttcgctctgcacgtaatgacgggcatacaggggcctgagcatcgttacgtcacggctccgcccccgtgatttgagtctatgggagggggcatggcggtcgtcacgcccctgccatagacttgcattaagggggcggaccgtCATGTCACGAagtggcggagccatgacgtcacactgttccgtcccctgtatcgcccgtcattacgcacagagcgaactcgctctgtgcagtaatgatagcggggtgccgcagcggcgatcctggggctccccagcagcgggaccacggcgatctgacatcttatccgatattcctttggatagggcataagatgtctaggggcggagtacccctttaagggttaacaaactttctgaatgtaattttgaatactttgaggggtggtcattaatggggtcatttatgatgtatttctcacagaaaggtacctcaaatccacttgaaacttaactggtccctgaaaaattcagattttgaaattgctgctatactttgaagccctctaatgtcacataaagtagacacattgtatttgtgaatcaatatatactttatttggaatatccattttccttacaagcagagagtttcaaagttagaaaaatgcaaaattttcaaaatttcatgaaatttggggatttttcaccaagaaattatgcaagtaacggcaaaattttaccactatgttaaagtagaatgtgtcatgaaaaaacaatctcagaatcagaatgaaaggtaaaagcatcccagagttattaatatataaagtgacagtggtcagattttcaaaaaaaaaaaagggatcccccccccttaaggtgaaaataagctgcgtccttaagtggtgaatattttttatatttgtaataGTTATAATGTTAGTTTCTACTGGTTAGAACAATGAATTgcagtattgttttttttatttttatgtttttattgtaaCAGGACAAaggacacacatacagctcttcaAAAGATGTGGATTTTCAATGGAGTGCAATAGAGCTGGGACCATCACTAGTGCCCAGAAGAGCATATCCAAAAACACCACCTGCTGTCATTCTGACCACTGTATTTCTCCAATGCCAACCTGTAAGTATATACATTTTCTGAAAATGTACATTTCCCAGCTCCCAGCTTGTCGCTCTGCTTCCAACTTACCAGACAGACTGGTCTCTTCAGTGATGcccagctcagccaatcattggcaaAGGAGGGACACCGGCTGTGGGCAGAGATCTATTCTAGTCTCTCCACTGCCTAGTGGGAATAGATATTGTTTCCTTTTTTCTTGCTGTTTATTGTAGTTTTATGGACATTACTTGTAGATACAACCTGGTTTCTCCTGCTCTGACTTGCTTGTAAAAAAACCATATCCCCttttaaaacataacatttactCTTAAAacccttaacccctaaaggaaCCAGGGTGTTCCTGTACACCTGTGGGAATATTGTTCCCCGCCAcgtgccaggcggggaccggaccgggatgactgctgatatctatcagcagacatgctgtgcaaatgcccaggggactcctgcgacccccccatgtcggcgatcactgcaaatctgcagcgattccgggtcatacgggtctccggtgaccaggAAAGTAAGGGGGATTgggagtgtccaagacacccacgatccccccctgaagggataggattgaggtggcaggggtgtcacccctcctatccctgctattggtcggtcagaagcgaccgaccaatagcagatcggggtgggggggttaaagttcggttccccctgtTTGGCCCACCTaaccgggcagaacggggaaacgaggCGACaaacagcggcggcagcgggcggcgatgacgtgcggctggctccctggtgcatactacggaagccggtgaattgcctagcaacatctggagggctacagtttggagaccactatacagtggtctctaaactgtagccctccagatgttgcaaaactacaactcccagcatgcccacacagcacaaCCAAAGGatattttgcaaaagctgtaagcacacagtgtgtgtttgtgtgtgtatagcataaaaccagaaaggaaagggttacagatgctcactcctgagaccagtgactgaggagagtgagggaaggggaggagggggagtggttatcacctgaggagaagaaagggaccccccccccctgcttctggtcgaCAACATTAAGttaattcagaaataaagctaattctgagagaaatataggtcatagacacataaaaatgtacatgATCTGACAACTTCATTGTACCAAATACTCTGTATCAACAAAAATCTCATGTTGTTCAACTCTCTTTACCCTTCTCTGTCCACTATTTGGTCCCAAagcactcaccctaaaaagggcgacctTGCAGGCTCACCCTGGTATGCCCTAGTAACTTGTTTTATCTaaaggacttttttttaaaacatagtaTCAACAGGGAGGTCAAGTTGTTCAACTATCTTTACCCTTCTCTCCCCGTTGTTCTGTCCCTTAAAGGACATGTGGAACATAGCCTAACTGGTAGGTTACTAGTAGGCCCTTGTGAAGCTACCCAGATAAAacatacagaaaaaatatatattaattattgttttattctgtatatattttcttgtgtatatattttattttcttgtGTATTATTTTATTGAGTatgtattccgggatttttacaggggctgtaaagttagtgttgtatAAGTAGCCTCAGTTGCCCAGTTGGGGGGTGCGATTTAGGGGGAAATCAATtaattaggtagggacagtgagTTGGGAGCGCagaaatttttgttgttttttattgcCCTTTTTAATATCACCGACAGTTACATTCCCAGCAGTTTAAAAGGGAGCAGTTCTCAGGTGTGTCTAGTTGTAAATGTTTGTAAAGCAAAGTAATATGGGTGATAAATTGTAGAATATTCAAATTATTTTGAGCTACTAAGCAAAGGTGGCAGGAACCCTTGAAACACATCTAGCCTGGTCTGTTTATCCCTACTTGTCAAGAGGCATGACCAACTCAGCTCATGATCCCGGCCATATTTGCCGCTCCAAACACTCCAGAACATTAATGGCTTAATAATGCTTCAGATCATACAGATTGAACACTCCAACACATCAAGACCACAAGGACACCAACAATGTATCTCCCCTAGCTCACTTggcctgccattggtcagtgacTGCACGATCAGCTGAGCGGGAAGAAGCGCTACATAGAAGACCAGCGATCAAGAAGCAGGCATATTCATAAACCAAAATAAATCCATATAAGCAAAGTTTAacaatctgattatttctattgtTTAATGATTTAGTTACCAACCCCATAGATGGGTCCACATCAGAAGTCCAAGTCCAcgtcagatttttggtcacatctcatatcagaaaaaaatattaaaaagtgatCATAGAGTCCTATCTAAACAAAACTGATTAAAACTAAAGATCGTGGCACATGCAAGAGCTcttatacatccctgtatacagaaaaataaaaagttatatgggtcagaatagggcaattttaagtatactcattttgtttaaaaaaaaaaagcaggataaTACAAAAACTACATTGGTTAtcgttttaattgcattgacctatagaataaagataataaaatgcactgcgttaaaaacaaaaccccccaaaagtagCAAACTTGCTGTTTTCTTAAACTGGGTGTTGTTTTATtagtgacccacagaataaagagagcgTGTCATTTTACCATGTGGTAAACGCcccaaaattattattttctttttaatttacccCCACAAATAATTCTTTAGGGTAGTGCCGGTCATTTTACTGTAAAactaaaggtgtcattacaaagtacaactggtcgggcaaaaaacaaggcctcatatggctttgtggatggaaaaaagtaaggaggaaaaaataaaaatgcaaaaataaaaagactgtgtcctcaaggggttgagCAAAACATGTCACCTATCTCCTAAAATAAAGTGGTTGGTGAAACTGCTTGGATGTATGTAAACtcgtatatttgatacaaaaacacaaaaataaaataacttgtcaggaaaaaaaactaaatattatTATCATTGCTccctgtgttcagtgtgaacaggaaaaaatatatagatggaaatataaaagagttatggcgcttgaaaggcgaggagaaaaaaaagaaagaaaaaatgaaaattgtctgtatCCTAAGGGGATTAATAGCTTATTTGATAAACATGGCTTAGGCTGtaattattatgtattttttatttctagTGCCCTCAGAAAACAATGAAACCAATGGACTCATCTGTGAATCCTGTTATCTTAAAGAATACGGTAGCTGCTCTGGTAAAGATCACATCGCTTGTACCGGGAACGCAACACAATGTATTTATTACACAGAGAGAGTGAAAGATGGTAATAGACAAGTGATTCTATTGTTTATTTTCTGTACACGATGAAATCTATGTATAACTATATGCTGTAGCACAGAGCTACAAGGACTGTGCCTCCAAACAGGATCCAATAATAATATGTTctaaggtcatgttcacacgtccagaatttccgtgcggaattctgcattagAATTCCGCAGAAGAttccggagcagcagagtcccattgtatttaatgggattctgctgcgctgtgcacacagaatttccgcacca is a genomic window of Hyla sarda isolate aHylSar1 chromosome 10, aHylSar1.hap1, whole genome shotgun sequence containing:
- the LOC130294311 gene encoding phospholipase A2 inhibitor and Ly6/PLAUR domain-containing protein-like, producing MLKLDVIEESKSEWASPIVLIPRQDGQRTHIQLFKRCGFSMECNRAGTITSAQKSISKNTTCCHSDHCISPMPTLPSENNETNGLICESCYLKEYGSCSGKDHIACTGNATQCIYYTERVKDGNFTSREVLHGCTHPSLCENEDITVTYDDKIIQENKLCRIPSKSSKHLPNILCAIVLFVMWSKLM